The nucleotide window GTCCGACGCCGTGCGACTGCTGCTCACGAAGGTGGCGCAGGAGAAGGCCCTTCCGTTCGCACCACTGATTCCGAATGCGGTCACCATTGAGGCAATGAAGGAAGCCCGTAGAGGCAATCTGAAACGATCTGGCAACGTGCAGGAACTGCTCGACGATCTGCATGCGGACGATTGAGCTCACCAGCCAGTTCAAGCGTGGCTGCAAAGCGCGAGTCTCGGGGGCGTCATCGAGCATCTCTCGATGACACCCTGGTATCGGTCATTGAGGCGTCGGCCCGGGATGCAACGCTTGAGTACCGACTTCGAGACCATGCGCTAAGCGGCGAGTGGGCCGATCACCGTGAATGCCATGCGAAGCCGGATTTGCTGCTGATCTACCAGAAGCCCGATGGCGGTACGCTGCGACTAGTCCGCCTCGGGTCTCATTCTGCGCTGAGTCTGTAATGTCAATGGGCATCGAAAATGGCACACTTCTTTGGGGTGCGTGATTCTCTCTTGACGTTGACAGTGGGCTATGGCGGCATTAAAGTCGATGATCGGCTCACGCGCTATGTGGGCGTCGATGCGAGCACG belongs to Chloroflexota bacterium and includes:
- a CDS encoding type II toxin-antitoxin system RelB/DinJ family antitoxin produces the protein MAANQLVQARIDGAVKEEAAAVLAAMGLTVSDAVRLLLTKVAQEKALPFAPLIPNAVTIEAMKEARRGNLKRSGNVQELLDDLHADD